In one window of Maribacter sp. BPC-D8 DNA:
- a CDS encoding MarR family winged helix-turn-helix transcriptional regulator, whose product MKEATIDYALRATWQAVARMYNEEAKNFDSTMAVGFTLLSIDPKTGTPSTSLGPKMGMEATSLSRILKSMEQKGLILRKPNPKDGRGVLIYLTDFGLEKRNDSKSTVLRFNEAVKNEVTDEKLDSFFEVTDAINKLIADKKLF is encoded by the coding sequence ATGAAAGAAGCAACGATAGATTATGCGTTGAGAGCTACATGGCAAGCAGTAGCTAGAATGTATAATGAAGAAGCAAAGAATTTTGATTCTACTATGGCTGTTGGTTTCACATTACTGAGTATTGATCCAAAAACGGGCACACCATCTACTTCCCTAGGTCCAAAAATGGGAATGGAAGCGACTAGCCTTTCTAGGATCTTAAAAAGTATGGAACAAAAAGGTCTTATTTTAAGAAAACCTAACCCTAAAGACGGCAGAGGAGTTCTTATTTATTTAACAGACTTCGGACTAGAGAAAAGGAACGATTCTAAAAGTACCGTTCTTAGATTTAATGAGGCAGTAAAAAATGAAGTGACAGATGAAAAACTAGATAGTTTTTTTGAAGTGACAGATGCCATCAATAAACTTATAGCAGACAAAAAATTATTTTAA
- a CDS encoding DUF6923 family protein: protein MEKNYIFKLYTQVIAVIIFTFLSSNINAQAEPFNCDFNAYLFQYNDIYALDLASGSSYLVAENITPGNVNGVGYNPTDGYLWGYLSTPSRTIVRIGKNYIVDQYTIPELPTGNKYVGDISPDGVYYFKAGGSSYYKVDINPDSPTYLEYLGAFELSQSLAIADWAFNAADGNLYTVEGRSRVLYKIDPETGKVYNLGEVPILDGLKYTFGAVYFDVDGNFYISANQTGSVYKIEQVQNISDGNMNSNIFAFGPAASSNDGARCPTAPVPQEDCMNGVDDDGDGLVDCDDPSCSGVAACPVIVTTSSANKGGLESNDRLANLISKRNFNRAKTNYVFDKLNAKKLVKNAFYGLTSKTAIDEIPLNSLVPLGVVGETSTIESSPSDLLDLTNASDIYSVDYLNGSKNLGSLMVIKTDNKVYEHSKFICDRFLGAQLLSVSNIQLREKDFIKSIIKQPDGSLEFALTFSARVNADDNFTIESHWNIDAYASDTAYYNFQIWSNSVDDLLLLADEILNLLEVNAAITQYNGSTPPPVFVKSASYKNGEVLLNLVNNNNSQSINLEGGLKLTETSDTEVLGVTADIDGYLDSVALKTGTLFDLGFRISAGLGMTPDDLFVADAPWGLDDSAEETTVTTYEVLPADGPYVGEGYPIERNIKLEGNTSYYLGVYRALSPRFAAVDLSEYTKVSFEAKGTGSLDVQLIKGDGSIYKTTISLESEMDEYTLSATDFKNDSDASTDFSDLKVLSFNLVAENGYAEEKSMELQSIDFHNRELGQEFVDSDLNKSIVYPNPMIESTSLYFYEENADTYQLDIYSLSGKLIGNHHMEGESIAGQNEITIERKDLSPGLYLYKLQNSNEKTWSGRLLVR, encoded by the coding sequence ATGGAAAAAAACTACATTTTTAAACTATATACTCAGGTAATAGCGGTAATCATATTTACTTTTTTAAGTAGTAATATAAATGCTCAGGCAGAACCTTTCAACTGTGATTTTAACGCATACCTGTTTCAATACAATGATATATATGCATTAGACCTTGCATCAGGTAGTTCGTATTTAGTAGCCGAAAATATAACTCCGGGTAATGTAAACGGTGTAGGTTACAATCCAACAGATGGTTATTTATGGGGCTATTTATCGACCCCATCTCGTACCATAGTTAGAATAGGGAAAAACTACATTGTAGATCAGTATACTATACCAGAATTACCAACGGGTAATAAATATGTTGGTGATATATCGCCAGATGGTGTTTATTATTTTAAAGCAGGTGGCTCTTCTTATTATAAAGTAGATATCAATCCTGATTCACCAACGTATCTTGAGTATTTAGGCGCATTTGAATTAAGTCAGAGTTTAGCTATTGCTGATTGGGCTTTTAATGCTGCCGACGGTAATTTATATACTGTAGAAGGTAGAAGTAGGGTTTTGTATAAAATTGACCCCGAGACTGGTAAGGTGTACAACTTAGGCGAAGTACCTATTCTTGATGGTTTAAAATACACTTTTGGAGCTGTTTATTTTGATGTAGATGGTAACTTTTATATCTCTGCTAACCAAACAGGTTCGGTTTATAAAATAGAGCAAGTCCAAAATATATCGGACGGAAATATGAATTCAAATATTTTTGCATTCGGTCCGGCTGCATCTAGTAATGACGGTGCACGTTGCCCCACAGCACCTGTACCGCAAGAAGATTGTATGAATGGTGTAGATGATGATGGCGACGGATTAGTTGATTGCGATGACCCTTCTTGTTCTGGTGTTGCTGCTTGTCCGGTAATTGTAACTACTTCTAGTGCTAATAAAGGCGGATTAGAAAGTAACGATAGGCTAGCGAATTTGATTAGTAAAAGAAATTTTAATAGAGCAAAAACCAATTATGTATTTGATAAGTTGAATGCGAAGAAACTTGTTAAAAATGCTTTCTACGGACTAACCTCTAAAACAGCGATTGATGAGATACCTTTAAATAGCTTAGTGCCATTGGGTGTAGTAGGTGAGACAAGTACAATAGAATCATCACCTAGCGATTTATTAGACTTAACGAATGCATCAGATATCTACTCGGTAGATTATTTAAATGGTTCTAAAAATTTAGGATCTTTGATGGTCATTAAAACAGATAACAAGGTTTATGAGCATAGTAAGTTTATCTGTGATCGTTTTCTGGGAGCGCAATTATTATCTGTTTCGAATATTCAGTTACGCGAAAAAGATTTTATCAAGTCCATTATTAAACAACCAGATGGTAGTCTTGAATTTGCTTTGACTTTCTCAGCTAGGGTAAATGCTGACGATAATTTTACCATAGAATCACATTGGAATATTGATGCATATGCCAGTGATACAGCGTATTATAATTTTCAGATATGGTCTAATTCGGTAGATGATTTATTATTACTAGCCGATGAAATTTTAAATCTATTAGAAGTTAATGCAGCTATAACTCAGTACAATGGGTCGACACCGCCGCCAGTTTTCGTAAAGTCTGCTAGCTATAAAAATGGTGAAGTTTTATTGAACTTAGTGAACAATAACAATTCTCAAAGTATTAATCTAGAGGGAGGTTTAAAACTTACTGAAACTAGCGATACTGAAGTATTAGGAGTAACTGCAGATATCGATGGATATTTAGATTCTGTAGCATTAAAAACAGGGACTTTGTTCGATTTAGGTTTTAGAATAAGTGCAGGTTTAGGTATGACGCCAGATGATCTTTTTGTAGCTGACGCACCATGGGGTTTAGATGATTCTGCTGAAGAAACTACTGTAACTACTTATGAAGTGTTACCAGCGGATGGACCGTATGTTGGAGAAGGGTATCCTATTGAAAGAAATATAAAATTAGAAGGTAATACTAGTTACTATTTAGGCGTGTACCGCGCTTTGAGTCCGAGGTTTGCAGCTGTCGATTTAAGTGAATATACAAAAGTAAGTTTTGAAGCAAAAGGAACAGGTAGTTTAGATGTGCAGTTGATAAAAGGTGATGGTTCAATTTATAAAACTACTATCAGTTTAGAAAGTGAAATGGATGAATACACATTATCTGCAACCGATTTTAAAAACGATTCGGATGCTAGTACTGATTTCTCTGATTTAAAAGTGCTTTCTTTTAATCTAGTTGCGGAGAATGGGTATGCAGAAGAGAAGTCGATGGAACTACAGAGTATAGATTTTCATAACCGTGAACTGGGTCAAGAGTTTGTAGATTCAGATTTGAATAAGTCAATTGTATATCCGAACCCAATGATAGAAAGTACCAGCTTGTATTTTTACGAAGAAAACGCAGATACCTATCAATTAGATATTTACTCTTTGAGCGGTAAATTAATTGGTAACCATCATATGGAAGGTGAAAGTATAGCAGGGCAGAATGAAATAACAATAGAAAGAAAAGACCTATCCCCAGGGTTATACCTATACAAACTACAAAACTCCAATGAGAAAACATGGAGCGGTAGATTGTTGGTTAGATAA
- a CDS encoding AMP-dependent synthetase/ligase: MQKVTRLFDFPYYQLEKHALKEALVSKKNGEWIKTSTQEYIDKANTISRGLLRLGVKPNDKIAVISLTNRTEWNIMDIGILQLGAQNVPIYPTISEEDYAYVLNHSEAKFCFVSCNEVYEKVLSIKDQVKSLENVYSFEEVSNCDSWEKVLELGTDTSNQDEVEKLMNAVTPNHLATLIYTSGTTGRPKGVMLSHNNLVTNAIESSKRFPIEDGKTKALSFLPLCHVYERMLIYLYQFRGVSIYYAESLDKISDNLKETSPHVMTAVPRLLEKVYDKIYAKGTELTGIKKKLFFWAVDLGLRYEPYGQNGWWYETQLSIARKLIFSKWKEGLGGNLGLIASGSAALQPRLSRIFNAAEFGLMEGYGLSETSPVISVNDMREGGFRIGSVGKPIDHTEVKIAADGEICIKGPQVMLGYYKDEAKTKEVIVDGYFLTGDIGELDSDGFLKITDRKKEMFKTSGGKYVAPQLLENRFKQSQFIEQIMVVGESEKMPAALIQPNFEYIKEWAKRKNISISDNTDIATNEKVIARINEEVALANENFAKWEKIKQFRLTPDVWSMEEGHLTPTMKMKRKIIKQKYINLYNDIYEH, translated from the coding sequence ATGCAAAAAGTAACCCGTCTTTTCGACTTTCCATATTATCAGCTTGAAAAGCATGCCTTAAAAGAGGCATTGGTGTCAAAAAAAAATGGAGAGTGGATAAAAACATCTACTCAAGAATATATAGATAAAGCAAACACCATTAGTCGTGGTCTTTTGCGCCTAGGGGTAAAACCTAATGACAAGATTGCCGTAATATCACTCACCAACAGAACGGAGTGGAATATTATGGACATCGGTATTCTTCAACTTGGTGCTCAGAACGTACCAATTTACCCAACGATATCTGAAGAAGATTACGCCTATGTGCTTAATCACTCAGAAGCAAAATTCTGTTTTGTTTCTTGCAATGAAGTATATGAAAAAGTGCTTTCAATTAAAGATCAAGTCAAAAGCTTAGAAAATGTCTATTCTTTTGAAGAGGTCTCTAATTGCGATAGCTGGGAAAAGGTTTTAGAATTAGGTACAGATACATCTAATCAAGATGAAGTTGAAAAATTAATGAATGCCGTTACACCAAACCATTTGGCAACATTAATTTATACTTCAGGTACAACAGGTAGACCTAAAGGTGTTATGCTATCGCATAATAATTTGGTAACTAATGCCATTGAAAGTTCTAAGCGCTTCCCGATAGAAGACGGAAAAACAAAAGCATTAAGTTTCTTACCTCTATGCCATGTATATGAGCGAATGTTAATTTACTTATATCAATTTAGAGGTGTTTCTATTTACTATGCTGAATCTTTAGATAAAATAAGCGATAATTTAAAAGAAACTAGTCCGCATGTAATGACAGCGGTACCAAGACTTTTAGAAAAGGTGTATGATAAAATCTACGCCAAAGGAACAGAGCTAACCGGTATTAAAAAGAAACTATTCTTTTGGGCTGTAGACTTGGGTCTTAGATATGAACCATACGGTCAAAACGGATGGTGGTACGAAACACAACTCTCTATTGCCAGAAAATTAATTTTCAGTAAGTGGAAAGAAGGTTTAGGTGGTAACCTAGGTTTAATTGCCTCTGGTAGCGCAGCTTTACAACCAAGATTATCTAGAATTTTTAATGCCGCAGAATTCGGACTCATGGAAGGGTACGGATTATCTGAAACTTCACCCGTAATTTCGGTTAATGATATGCGTGAAGGCGGATTCAGAATTGGTAGTGTTGGTAAACCTATAGACCACACTGAAGTTAAGATTGCTGCAGATGGTGAAATATGCATTAAGGGACCACAAGTTATGCTAGGCTATTATAAAGACGAAGCAAAAACTAAAGAGGTTATCGTTGATGGTTATTTCTTAACTGGTGATATTGGTGAATTAGATAGTGACGGATTCTTAAAGATTACAGATCGTAAAAAAGAAATGTTTAAAACCTCTGGTGGTAAATATGTCGCTCCTCAACTTTTAGAAAATCGCTTTAAACAGTCGCAATTCATAGAGCAAATTATGGTAGTCGGTGAAAGCGAGAAAATGCCTGCTGCATTAATACAGCCAAATTTTGAGTATATTAAAGAATGGGCTAAAAGGAAGAATATTTCTATTAGCGATAATACTGATATCGCAACTAACGAAAAAGTTATTGCCAGAATTAATGAAGAAGTAGCTCTAGCAAATGAAAATTTTGCCAAATGGGAGAAAATCAAACAATTTAGACTAACCCCTGATGTTTGGAGCATGGAAGAAGGACACCTTACACCTACTATGAAAATGAAAAGAAAGATTATTAAGCAAAAATATATCAATCTATATAATGATATTTATGAGCATTGA